The following DNA comes from Oceanococcus atlanticus.
TGAACGATCCAAAGGCCGTATTCCTTGGCCACTTCCACCACCCGCTCGAAGAAGGCCAGATCAACGCAATCGGCGGTCGGATTGGAGGGGAAGTTGAGCAGCATCATCTTCGGCGCCGGCCATGATTCGCGAATCGCGTTTTCCAGCTCGTGGAAGAAATCGCCGCCCGGCACCATCTTGACGTGGCGCACATCGGCACCGGCAATGACCACTCCATAGGGGTGGATCGGGTAAGCCGGATTGGGTACCAGCACCACATCGCCAGGACCCAATGTCGCCAGCGCCAGATGCGCCAGACCTTCCTTGGAGCCGATGGTGACGATGGCTTCGGATTCGGGGTCCAGATCCACATCGTACTTGCGCTTGTACCAGTCACAGATGGCTTTGCGCAGACGCGGAATGCCGCGGCTTACCGAGTATCGATGGGTGTCACCGCGCTGGGCCGTTTCAACCAGCTTGTCGACAATGTGCTGCGGCGTGGGCTGGTCCGGATTGCCCATACTCATATCGACAATATCCTCGCCACGCGCTCGCGCCGCCTTCTTCAGATCGCCGACGACGTTGAAGGTATAAGGCGGGAGACGCTCGATGCGTTGGAATTTGTCTTGCATTGCAGCAATCAGTGGGCAAAGGGGCCGGATTTTATCTTGCAGCGGCGCTCGCGGCTAGGGCCGGGGCGAGTTGCAAAGACAAGAACGCCCCGAATGTTGAGATTGGGGTGCTCGCGCTAGGGCAGCAGTGGCTCAGGATCGACCGGCTGACCCAGGCGACGAATCTCGAAATGCACCAGCGGCCGGTTCTGCGGCCCCAGGCCCATGGTCGCAATGGCCTGCCCCGCCTTGATCTGCTGTCCCTCTTGCACCAGCAGCTTGGCATTGTGGCCGTAAGCGGTCAGATAGTCTTCGCCGTGCTTGATGATGACCAGCTCACCATAGCCCTTGAGAGCGCCACCGGCATACACCACCTTGCCATCGGCCGCCGCAGCGATGGTCTCACCCGCCTTGCCACCGATATCGATGCCCTTGCGCCCCTGTGCCGGCGCAAAGCGGGCCAGCAGCGGACCACGCACCGGCCATTGCCAGCGCTTTGGTCCCACCACCGGCGCGCTGGCCGGACGCGGCGTGGCACGCGGCTGCGCCGGTGCGGCCGGACGTGGGGTGCTGGGTCGCGCCACCGGTTCGGCCGGCGGACGACGCGAAGACACAACGCCGCTGTTGCTGGGCACATGCGGACGCCGCAACTCGCCCGGCAGCGGCGGGTCAAGACGCAGAATCTGTCCGGGCTGTAAGGTGCCGTCGCGGCCGATGCCGTTCCACCAGGCCAGATCACGGTGGTCAAGCTGATGCTGAAAGGCGACTCGGTAGAGCGTATCGCCGGGCTTCACGGTGTAGCTCAGGTCACGCTCTTCCCAGCGCACCCAGCTGCTTGAACAGGCCGTCAGCACGACGGTGCACAGCGCTACCAGTAACGGTAGGCAAGCAGGCCAAGCACGAGTATGGCGAGGGTGCTCCACGCGATCTGGTCCATGTAGCGCTTCAGGTGAGGCTCTATCTTGGGGCCACCCCAGCGCACGAGCAAGGCGACCAGAAAAAAGCGACCGCCGCGCCCGACCAAACTGGCGGCGACAAACAGCGGCAGAAACATGCCGCCAGCACCGGCAGCGATGGTGAAAACCTTGTATGGAATGGGCGTGAATCCGGCCAGAAAAACCGCCCAAAAACCCCATTGCTCGAACCAGAGGCGCGCGGTTTCGTAGGCTGGCAGATACCCCATGTCGATGATCAGCGGCATCGCGGCATCCAGCAACCACAAGCCTATGAAGAACCCGATCACACCGCCGATCACCGATGCCACGGTGGTCAGCAATGCCAGTGGCAAGGCTCGCTCCGGTCGCGCCATCACCATCGGCGCCAGCATCACGTCGACCGGGATGGGAAAGAACGATGATTCGGCCACCGACAATCCGGCCAGCCAGGCCGGGGCGCGGCGGTGCGCGGACAGGCGCAGCACCCAGTCATAAAGTTTCAGCCACATGCGTTTTCGGGTCCCGCCAGGGTCAGTCGATTTTTTCCGCCAGCATGGGCACGAAACTGACTCCGGCGAGAATCTCGCGGCTCAGTCCGCCATCCGGCTTGAGAGTGAAACGGCACAGCTGCTGGCCATCCTGCGCACCAACCGGAATAACCAGCCGTCCACCCGGCGCCAGCTGAGTGAGCAAAGCCTCCGGCACCTGTGCGGCTGCAGCAGTGACGATGATGCCATCAAACGGGGCCTGCTGGGCCCAGCCTTCATGACCATCGCCATGGTTGAGGTAAACCCGCATGTAATTGAGGCCGCGCAGGCGGCGCTCGGCCGATTGATTCAAGGCCCGAATGCGTTCGACGGAGTAGACCCTGTCGACCAACTCGGCCAGCACTGCGGTCTGATAGCCGCAACCGGTCCCAACCTCAAGCACGTGACGCGCCTCGCGCCCCTCAAGCAGGGCCTGAGTCATCAATGCGACTACAAAGGGCTGCGATATGGTCTGCCCGCGACCAATCGGCAGGGCGGTGTCTTCGTAGGATTTGCGCAAGTCCCAGGCGGCATCGACAAATTCATGCCGCGGCACCCGCCCCATGGCTTCCAGAACACGCTCGTCGTGGATGCCTTTGGCCGCCAGACGCTCAATCAACTTGGCGCGATAAAACTCCGGGGTCAGACCCCGGCGCTTGCCGCCCTGCCCGATCACAGATCCGGGACCCAGCCCTTGAGACCATCCAGCGCACTGTGGTT
Coding sequences within:
- the alaC gene encoding alanine transaminase; amino-acid sequence: MQDKFQRIERLPPYTFNVVGDLKKAARARGEDIVDMSMGNPDQPTPQHIVDKLVETAQRGDTHRYSVSRGIPRLRKAICDWYKRKYDVDLDPESEAIVTIGSKEGLAHLALATLGPGDVVLVPNPAYPIHPYGVVIAGADVRHVKMVPGGDFFHELENAIRESWPAPKMMLLNFPSNPTADCVDLAFFERVVEVAKEYGLWIVQDLAYAELCFDGYKAPSILQVPGAKDVAVESYSLSKTYNMPGWRVGFMCGNPTIIAALGRIKSYLDYGTFTPIQVASIAALNGPQECVTEICNMYEKRRDVLCDGMNAMGWQVNKPKATMFVWAPIPEPFKAEGSLEFSKRLLAEAKVAVSPGVGFGHHGDDYVRIALIENEHRTRQALRGMRRMMEKAG
- a CDS encoding peptidoglycan DD-metalloendopeptidase family protein; amino-acid sequence: MLTACSSSWVRWEERDLSYTVKPGDTLYRVAFQHQLDHRDLAWWNGIGRDGTLQPGQILRLDPPLPGELRRPHVPSNSGVVSSRRPPAEPVARPSTPRPAAPAQPRATPRPASAPVVGPKRWQWPVRGPLLARFAPAQGRKGIDIGGKAGETIAAAADGKVVYAGGALKGYGELVIIKHGEDYLTAYGHNAKLLVQEGQQIKAGQAIATMGLGPQNRPLVHFEIRRLGQPVDPEPLLP
- a CDS encoding YqaA family protein, whose product is MWLKLYDWVLRLSAHRRAPAWLAGLSVAESSFFPIPVDVMLAPMVMARPERALPLALLTTVASVIGGVIGFFIGLWLLDAAMPLIIDMGYLPAYETARLWFEQWGFWAVFLAGFTPIPYKVFTIAAGAGGMFLPLFVAASLVGRGGRFFLVALLVRWGGPKIEPHLKRYMDQIAWSTLAILVLGLLAYRYW
- a CDS encoding protein-L-isoaspartate(D-aspartate) O-methyltransferase, producing the protein MTPEFYRAKLIERLAAKGIHDERVLEAMGRVPRHEFVDAAWDLRKSYEDTALPIGRGQTISQPFVVALMTQALLEGREARHVLEVGTGCGYQTAVLAELVDRVYSVERIRALNQSAERRLRGLNYMRVYLNHGDGHEGWAQQAPFDGIIVTAAAAQVPEALLTQLAPGGRLVIPVGAQDGQQLCRFTLKPDGGLSREILAGVSFVPMLAEKID